From the Dehalococcoidales bacterium genome, one window contains:
- a CDS encoding DUF5679 domain-containing protein, which yields MEAYCMKCRAKREIKDAKAITMKNGKPATQGVCPQCGTKMFRIGKS from the coding sequence ATGGAAGCCTATTGCATGAAGTGCCGTGCCAAGAGGGAGATAAAGGACGCCAAGGCCATAACCATGAAGAATGGAAAGCCGGCAACCCAGGGTGTCTGCCCTCAGTGTGGCACCAAGATGTTCCGGATCGGCAAGAGCTAA
- a CDS encoding DUF72 domain-containing protein, whose protein sequence is MTYQAKIYIGTSGWSYPRGEGTWTGYFYPRGKINELEYYSQFFNTVEVNSTFYRPPSPVYVQNWARRTPADFLFTVKLWQKFTHPKMYREATGEEAVVLQSDVDQFRQGIEPLAEAGKLGALLAQFPPSFRNDEHGRQILAAVVRVFGQYKLAVELRHRSWSDDDTTAQSLRESNVAWVQIDEPRFKSSIAGKLPVTADMVYFRFHGRNSEMWWKGDNETRYKYLYSPEEIDELSAKVKSAAGQTQLLFIFFNNHWQGYAPRNAVDMKRVLQLPFVDIPGY, encoded by the coding sequence ATGACTTATCAGGCAAAGATATATATCGGCACTTCAGGCTGGTCCTACCCCAGGGGCGAGGGCACCTGGACGGGTTACTTCTATCCCAGGGGTAAGATCAACGAGCTCGAGTACTACAGCCAGTTCTTCAACACAGTGGAGGTTAACAGTACGTTCTACAGACCTCCCAGCCCTGTATATGTCCAAAACTGGGCCCGTAGAACCCCGGCGGACTTCCTCTTCACGGTTAAGCTGTGGCAGAAGTTCACCCACCCGAAGATGTACCGGGAAGCTACCGGTGAAGAAGCGGTTGTGTTGCAGAGCGACGTCGATCAGTTCAGGCAAGGCATTGAGCCCCTGGCCGAGGCGGGGAAACTGGGTGCCCTCCTGGCACAGTTCCCTCCCAGCTTCAGGAATGATGAGCACGGTCGGCAGATACTTGCTGCTGTCGTCAGGGTATTCGGGCAGTACAAGCTGGCAGTAGAATTGAGACATCGCAGTTGGAGTGATGATGATACGACCGCTCAGTCACTCAGGGAGAGCAATGTGGCCTGGGTCCAAATTGACGAGCCCAGGTTTAAATCATCAATAGCCGGAAAACTCCCGGTAACAGCTGATATGGTCTATTTCCGCTTTCACGGTAGGAATTCCGAAATGTGGTGGAAAGGGGATAACGAGACGCGCTATAAGTATCTCTACTCACCCGAAGAGATTGACGAGCTATCAGCCAAGGTGAAATCGGCTGCTGGACAAACACAGCTTCTATTCATCTTTTTCAATAACCACTGGCAGGGATATGCACCTCGCAATGCTGTGGATATGAAAAGAGTTCTGCAGTTACCTTTTGTGGATATCCCGGGCTATTGA
- a CDS encoding Lin0512 family protein, with protein sequence MSKTRLIVELGTGVDMHGGDCTKAARRAVDDAIHHGSLLYLGEIMKQGVRPKMYIDVTIAAPKPDAVDGDAVLEALPFGEKTINVVAGGMEVGPSEGDSIIICNAAVMVTVES encoded by the coding sequence ATGTCAAAAACAAGACTGATTGTGGAACTGGGTACCGGGGTAGACATGCACGGTGGAGACTGCACCAAAGCAGCCAGAAGAGCAGTCGACGACGCGATTCACCACGGCTCGTTGCTCTACCTTGGTGAGATTATGAAGCAGGGCGTTCGTCCCAAGATGTACATTGACGTTACCATAGCCGCTCCCAAACCAGACGCGGTGGACGGTGACGCTGTACTGGAGGCACTTCCCTTCGGGGAGAAGACAATCAACGTGGTTGCCGGTGGTATGGAAGTGGGGCCAAGTGAGGGAGACAGCATAATCATCTGTAATGCTGCCGTGATGGTAACCGTGGAATCCTGA
- a CDS encoding DNA polymerase III subunit alpha codes for MSFVHLHVHSQYSFLDGASPLDRLLEKAQALGMSALALTDHNRLTGVIRFYRKATALGIKPIIGAEVNVEGDHHLTLLCKNGQGYSSLCRLLTEAHLSNRGRKPQVTREMLRKFRTGLIALSGCSRGEVPALVHRGKIEDAVRAVCFYRDVYGDDFFIELINHPSQQSLDGSYWLAQFARQQLVPVVATNNVHYADREDYAVKELLNAIGRNIPVDQIKGRRTMEQYLKSSEEMAHLFRDLPDALAATEEIASRCNLELELGKPRFPRFDIPAGETEYGLLSRLACERVPAKYGSLTTDIRQRLDYELDTINQLGFCGYFLVVWDIVRWARERGIRCQARGSAADSLVVYLLDISVVDPIEHDLLFERFMHPLRRELPDIDLDIDRRQREDVRDYITQKYGTDNVACVATINTYMARGAIRDVGKALQVPQEIIDEACSGIHYLSASQLQEHADSLPELKKSTIYRRTELDSFFKLCAVIDGFPKHLSVHLGGLLIGDGRLSDLVPLEWSSGGDIISQYDKDDIEQLGLVKMDVLSLPTLTVLEDTLADIEKNHGVSIDLDNIPGDDPAAFAMLRDGKTIGTFQLESPAQREMAGRLLPDRFEDIIVSISLVRPGPLKSSMDKIYLPRRHGKESVTYLHPKLKNALEETLGVILYQEQVLKVAHDLAGMSYAEADGFRRAMTHDRTTEEMEKMRDSFITGAARNSVSKDIASQVFEQLAAFAAYGFCKAHAVAYAIIAYQTLWLKCHYPAEFFAAVLSNQPMGYYPPRVLVAEARRSGVKILPPDVNHSDDRYTVEDGAIRVSLKQLRGMSEDALDSILSARMRGSFTSLRDFVLRTNVSQPTMENLVRVGAFDSLCSSEELRSQLPALSGLRQKTGRGTMPLFEDTRLEPVHTMEAVNDNRKERMLAERELLSLSITAHPLDYVPLDAGITRMKDLYKSETGKRVEIVGSVIRYQTPPTRNGNRVVYVIMEDGTGVADVTVFGDVQEKCGDVLFREGWLRVTGKVQRRGPKALSIIADNLYPLILEPVDSDDPQPEFHIDSNCVQDENRPICGRKKGAF; via the coding sequence ATGAGCTTCGTTCATCTCCATGTCCATTCGCAATACAGCTTTCTGGACGGGGCGTCACCACTGGACCGCCTCTTGGAGAAAGCGCAGGCCCTGGGCATGTCGGCATTGGCCCTGACCGACCACAATCGCCTCACCGGAGTCATCCGCTTCTACCGGAAGGCTACCGCTCTCGGCATCAAGCCCATAATCGGGGCTGAGGTGAATGTTGAGGGCGACCATCACCTGACCCTGCTCTGCAAGAATGGTCAGGGCTACTCCAGCCTGTGCCGGCTGCTCACCGAGGCCCACCTGTCCAACCGGGGTCGGAAGCCGCAGGTAACCAGGGAGATGCTCCGCAAGTTTCGTACGGGACTTATCGCTCTCTCCGGGTGCAGTCGCGGGGAAGTCCCTGCCCTTGTTCACCGGGGGAAGATTGAAGATGCCGTGCGGGCCGTCTGCTTCTACAGGGACGTCTACGGAGATGACTTCTTTATCGAACTGATTAACCACCCCTCGCAACAGAGCCTTGACGGCAGCTACTGGCTCGCCCAGTTCGCCCGACAGCAGCTGGTCCCGGTGGTGGCCACTAACAATGTCCACTATGCCGACAGGGAAGATTATGCCGTTAAGGAACTGCTCAATGCCATAGGCCGGAACATACCGGTCGACCAGATTAAAGGCCGCCGTACCATGGAGCAGTACCTCAAGTCGTCGGAGGAGATGGCTCACCTGTTCCGTGACCTTCCTGACGCACTGGCAGCCACCGAAGAGATTGCCTCGCGGTGCAATCTGGAACTCGAGCTGGGCAAGCCTCGATTCCCCAGGTTCGATATCCCCGCAGGGGAGACAGAATACGGCTTACTATCACGGCTTGCCTGTGAGAGGGTACCGGCGAAATACGGCTCGCTTACGACTGATATCAGACAGCGTCTCGATTACGAACTGGACACCATCAACCAGCTCGGCTTCTGTGGTTACTTCCTCGTCGTATGGGATATCGTCCGCTGGGCCAGAGAGAGGGGCATCAGGTGCCAGGCCCGGGGTAGTGCTGCCGATAGCCTGGTGGTCTATCTGCTGGACATCAGTGTCGTCGACCCCATTGAGCACGACCTCCTCTTTGAGCGTTTCATGCATCCTCTGCGGCGGGAACTACCTGACATTGACCTGGACATTGACCGCAGACAGCGAGAGGATGTAAGGGATTACATTACTCAAAAGTATGGCACTGATAATGTTGCCTGTGTGGCCACGATTAATACCTACATGGCCAGAGGGGCCATCCGTGACGTTGGCAAGGCCTTACAGGTGCCGCAGGAGATTATCGACGAGGCCTGCAGCGGCATCCACTATCTGTCCGCCTCCCAGCTCCAGGAACACGCCGATTCTCTCCCCGAACTGAAGAAGAGCACCATCTACAGGAGGACCGAGCTTGACAGCTTTTTCAAGCTATGCGCGGTGATAGACGGATTCCCCAAGCATCTCTCAGTGCACCTCGGCGGGCTGTTAATCGGCGATGGCCGGCTCTCCGACCTTGTCCCCCTGGAATGGTCCAGCGGTGGGGACATCATCAGCCAGTATGACAAAGATGATATCGAGCAGCTCGGCCTCGTCAAGATGGACGTGTTGTCGCTGCCCACCCTGACAGTTCTGGAAGACACCCTGGCAGATATTGAAAAGAATCACGGCGTATCAATTGACCTGGATAATATCCCCGGAGATGACCCGGCCGCCTTTGCCATGCTTCGTGATGGCAAGACAATCGGCACTTTCCAGCTGGAGTCACCGGCGCAGAGGGAGATGGCAGGACGGCTCCTGCCGGACCGCTTCGAGGACATTATCGTCTCGATATCACTGGTAAGACCCGGGCCACTGAAATCGAGTATGGACAAGATATATCTTCCCAGGAGACACGGCAAAGAGTCGGTGACCTACCTGCACCCGAAATTGAAGAATGCCCTTGAAGAGACCCTGGGGGTGATACTCTACCAGGAGCAGGTGCTCAAAGTGGCCCACGACCTTGCCGGGATGAGCTACGCCGAGGCCGACGGTTTCAGAAGGGCGATGACGCATGACCGCACCACGGAAGAGATGGAGAAGATGCGGGATTCGTTCATCACGGGTGCCGCCAGAAACAGCGTCAGCAAGGATATCGCCTCACAGGTCTTCGAGCAGTTGGCCGCCTTCGCCGCCTACGGCTTCTGCAAGGCGCATGCGGTTGCCTATGCCATCATTGCCTACCAGACCCTCTGGCTGAAGTGTCACTATCCCGCCGAGTTCTTCGCTGCCGTGCTGTCGAACCAGCCAATGGGGTATTACCCGCCGCGTGTGCTTGTGGCCGAAGCCAGGAGGTCCGGAGTCAAAATACTCCCCCCTGATGTAAACCACTCTGATGACCGCTATACCGTGGAGGATGGGGCCATCCGCGTCAGTCTGAAACAGCTAAGAGGCATGTCCGAAGACGCCCTGGACTCGATACTGTCGGCGAGGATGCGGGGCTCATTTACCTCCTTGAGAGACTTTGTCCTGCGGACTAATGTCAGCCAGCCCACTATGGAGAACCTGGTCAGGGTTGGTGCATTTGATTCACTGTGCAGCTCGGAAGAGTTGCGGAGCCAACTTCCTGCATTATCGGGACTCCGGCAGAAGACGGGTCGGGGAACGATGCCACTCTTTGAAGATACTCGACTGGAGCCGGTCCACACTATGGAGGCAGTCAACGATAACAGGAAGGAGAGGATGCTTGCTGAACGGGAGCTGCTGTCACTGAGTATCACGGCACACCCCCTGGATTACGTGCCATTGGACGCAGGTATTACGCGGATGAAAGATTTGTATAAGTCGGAGACCGGAAAGCGCGTAGAGATAGTTGGCTCGGTAATCCGTTATCAGACACCACCTACCAGAAACGGCAACAGGGTAGTATACGTGATAATGGAAGACGGGACAGGAGTAGCCGATGTGACCGTTTTTGGCGATGTCCAGGAGAAGTGTGGCGATGTCCTGTTCAGGGAGGGCTGGCTGAGGGTGACGGGGAAGGTCCAGAGAAGAGGTCCGAAGGCACTCTCAATTATTGCGGATAACCTGTATCCCTTAATCTTAGAACCGGTTGATTCGGATGACCCACAACCGGAGTTCCACATTGATTCAAATTGCGTCCAGGATGAGAATAGGCCGATTTGCGGAAGAAAAAAAGGGGCTTTTTAG